The proteins below come from a single Kitasatospora sp. NBC_00315 genomic window:
- a CDS encoding PRC-barrel domain-containing protein — protein sequence MIQVGDIREWRTHDVVDTGGRKIGTLEAVYVDTVTDLPAMATVQIGLPTRHRLVFVPIEDAVVGPGYLKVGYDKSLVKDAPAIGTDDILPAEDEEAVFRHYGLAYQPGAGGERRLARP from the coding sequence GTGATCCAGGTAGGCGATATCCGCGAGTGGCGGACCCACGACGTCGTCGACACCGGCGGGCGAAAGATCGGCACGTTGGAGGCCGTCTACGTCGACACCGTCACCGACCTGCCGGCCATGGCCACGGTCCAGATCGGCCTGCCCACCCGCCACCGCCTGGTCTTCGTCCCCATCGAGGACGCGGTCGTCGGGCCCGGCTATCTGAAGGTCGGCTACGACAAGTCCCTCGTGAAGGACGCACCGGCGATCGGCACGGACGACATCCTGCCCGCCGAGGACGAGGAGGCCGTCTTCCGGCACTACGGCCTGGCCTACCAGCCGGGAGCGGGCGGCGAACGCCGGCTGGCGCGTCCCTGA
- a CDS encoding pyridoxamine 5'-phosphate oxidase family protein, with protein sequence MHASPPPESARPARQRTDPGVVAGRVAERRAHLGLSEADLAVRAGMAPPYLEHLLEAGPEFDPGGYLRIAAALRTTYQDLLEGRSDLPPGQSGASPRPVLIHLNGAECWDLLGSHGVGRIALPGEPGPVVLPVNYTVDVETVVYRTNPRGAAAVEAGTGLSFQADRIDDRLSQGWSVLVVGTAEHIEDPETVRLLTEAKAAEPWAGGSRPLWIRIRPERVSGRRIGTL encoded by the coding sequence GTGCACGCATCCCCACCACCCGAGTCCGCCCGGCCGGCGCGGCAGCGGACCGATCCCGGCGTGGTCGCCGGGCGCGTCGCCGAGCGGCGGGCCCACCTCGGTCTGTCGGAGGCGGATCTGGCCGTACGGGCCGGTATGGCGCCGCCGTACCTGGAGCATCTGCTCGAAGCCGGTCCGGAGTTCGACCCGGGAGGCTACCTGCGGATCGCCGCAGCCCTGCGGACGACCTACCAGGACCTGCTCGAAGGGCGCAGCGACCTGCCGCCGGGGCAGAGCGGAGCGTCGCCGCGTCCCGTCCTGATCCATCTCAACGGTGCCGAGTGCTGGGACCTGCTCGGCAGTCACGGTGTCGGCCGGATCGCCCTTCCGGGCGAACCCGGGCCGGTGGTCCTCCCCGTCAACTACACGGTCGACGTGGAGACGGTCGTCTACCGGACGAACCCGCGTGGCGCCGCCGCGGTCGAGGCCGGTACCGGTCTCTCCTTCCAGGCCGACCGCATCGACGACCGCCTGAGCCAGGGGTGGAGCGTGCTCGTGGTCGGCACGGCCGAGCACATCGAGGACCCCGAGACCGTTCGGCTTCTCACCGAGGCGAAGGCCGCGGAGCCCTGGGCGGGCGGAAGCCGACCGCTGTGGATCCGGATCCGGCCGGAACGGGTCTCCGGCCGACGGATCGGAACCCTCTGA
- a CDS encoding lactonase family protein: MRIPTRLGLAVATALATTAALAPAAPASFAAEDTHGHGNPSGTGGRHAVFVQTDNPAGNRIAAYQRGEDGTLTPDGSYDTGGLGGVLEGSVADHLASQGSLTYDPRHQRLFAVNAGSDTISVFTVDGDRLELSQVIGSGGRFPVSIAVHDDLVYVLNALDGASVQGYAFGHGRLIRMADWHRGLGLDPNAAPQFTHTPGQVGFTDDGSQLVVTTKANGSSLVVFGIAPSGAPASAPVVTADPGGVPFGFVTGGHRRLQVTEAGPNALATFTVGADGAATRTTAAATGQTATCWVTATGDFLYASNAGSSTLSGFRLDRQGRPVLIGTTPTHPGTVDSAASADGRFLYVQTGIEGIVDEFRVDDAGSLTVLGSQTVPGAIGGEGIVAF, from the coding sequence GTGCGCATTCCCACCCGCCTCGGCCTCGCCGTCGCGACCGCCCTGGCCACCACCGCCGCCCTCGCCCCGGCCGCCCCGGCCTCCTTCGCGGCCGAGGACACCCACGGCCACGGCAACCCGTCGGGCACCGGCGGCCGACACGCCGTCTTCGTGCAGACCGACAATCCGGCGGGAAACCGGATCGCCGCCTACCAGCGCGGTGAGGACGGCACCCTGACGCCGGACGGAAGCTACGACACCGGCGGGCTCGGCGGCGTACTGGAGGGATCGGTCGCCGACCACCTCGCCTCGCAGGGGTCGCTCACGTACGATCCCCGGCACCAGCGGCTCTTCGCCGTCAACGCCGGCAGCGACACCATCTCGGTCTTCACCGTGGACGGCGACCGGCTGGAGCTGTCCCAGGTCATCGGATCCGGTGGCCGGTTCCCGGTCAGCATCGCCGTCCACGACGACCTCGTCTACGTCCTCAACGCGCTGGACGGCGCCTCCGTCCAGGGCTACGCCTTCGGCCACGGCCGGCTGATCCGGATGGCGGACTGGCACCGCGGGCTGGGACTGGACCCGAACGCCGCACCGCAGTTCACCCACACGCCGGGGCAGGTCGGGTTCACCGACGACGGCTCGCAGCTGGTGGTGACCACGAAGGCGAACGGCAGCAGCCTGGTGGTGTTCGGCATCGCCCCCTCGGGCGCCCCGGCGAGCGCACCGGTGGTCACCGCGGATCCCGGCGGCGTGCCGTTCGGCTTCGTGACGGGCGGCCACCGGCGGCTCCAGGTCACCGAGGCCGGCCCGAACGCACTCGCGACGTTCACGGTCGGCGCGGACGGCGCCGCCACCCGGACCACCGCCGCGGCCACCGGCCAGACGGCCACCTGCTGGGTCACGGCCACGGGCGACTTCCTGTACGCGTCCAATGCCGGAAGCTCCACCCTCAGCGGATTCCGGCTCGACCGCCAGGGCCGGCCGGTGCTGATCGGCACCACCCCCACCCACCCGGGCACCGTCGACAGCGCGGCCTCCGCCGACGGCCGGTTCCTGTACGTCCAGACCGGGATCGAGGGCATCGTCGACGAGTTCCGGGTCGACGATGCCGGCTCACTCACCGTGCTCGGCTCGCAGACCGTACCCGGTGCGATCGGCGGCGAGGGCATCGTCGCGTTCTGA
- a CDS encoding FAD-binding protein — MASTSPRNWAGNITFRAARQHRPSSVDELRRIVADAEHVRALGTGHSFNRIADTDGDLVRLDGLPRRIDVDPASSTVTVSAGLRYAQLAEHLHARGHALANLASLPQISVAGACTTATHGSGNGRQNLAAAVAAVRLVGPDGGLTELRRENPQDRLDGAVVALGALGIVTDVTLDVEPTYEVAQWVYTGLSGDRLTENFEEISGAAYSVSVFTDWASDDNQVWLKRRTDREDPGHLGRTWLGARCADRPLHPIPGISPAHCTEQLGVPGPWHERLPHFRPDFTPSSGAELQSELILPRTAAAEAFEALRRLGHRIAPVLQTAEIRTIAADDLWLSPAHRQDSVALHFTWIEQAAAVLPVIEAVEAVLVPLGARPHWGKLTTLAPGTLAGRYERAADFRQLMLDHDPAGKLRNAFVSEVFPDLG; from the coding sequence ATGGCCTCCACCTCACCCCGAAACTGGGCCGGCAACATCACCTTCCGCGCCGCCCGGCAGCACCGCCCCTCCTCGGTGGACGAGCTGCGGCGGATCGTGGCAGACGCGGAGCACGTCCGGGCGCTCGGCACCGGCCACTCCTTCAACCGGATCGCCGACACCGACGGCGACCTGGTCCGCCTGGACGGCCTTCCGCGCCGGATCGACGTCGACCCGGCGTCCTCCACCGTCACGGTGTCGGCGGGCCTGCGGTACGCCCAGCTCGCGGAGCACCTGCACGCCCGGGGGCACGCCCTCGCCAATCTCGCGTCACTGCCGCAGATCTCGGTGGCGGGAGCCTGCACGACGGCCACCCACGGTTCGGGCAACGGACGGCAGAACCTCGCGGCGGCGGTGGCCGCCGTGCGCCTGGTCGGGCCGGACGGCGGACTGACCGAACTGCGGCGGGAGAATCCGCAGGACCGGCTCGACGGCGCCGTCGTGGCGCTCGGTGCGCTGGGCATCGTCACGGACGTCACGCTGGACGTCGAACCGACCTACGAGGTCGCGCAGTGGGTCTACACGGGCCTGTCCGGGGACCGGCTGACCGAGAACTTCGAGGAGATCTCCGGCGCGGCCTACAGTGTGAGCGTCTTCACCGACTGGGCGTCGGACGACAACCAGGTCTGGCTCAAGAGGCGCACCGACCGGGAGGATCCGGGCCACCTCGGCCGCACCTGGCTGGGAGCGCGGTGCGCCGACCGGCCGCTGCACCCGATCCCCGGCATCTCCCCGGCCCACTGCACCGAACAGCTCGGTGTGCCCGGCCCCTGGCACGAGCGGCTGCCGCACTTCCGGCCGGACTTCACCCCCAGCAGCGGCGCCGAACTGCAGTCCGAGCTCATCCTGCCCCGCACCGCCGCGGCCGAGGCCTTCGAGGCACTGCGCCGGCTCGGGCACCGGATCGCGCCCGTGCTGCAGACGGCGGAGATCCGTACGATCGCGGCGGACGACCTCTGGCTGAGCCCCGCCCACCGGCAGGACTCGGTGGCCCTGCACTTCACCTGGATCGAGCAGGCCGCCGCCGTACTGCCCGTCATCGAGGCCGTCGAAGCGGTCCTTGTGCCGCTGGGCGCCCGCCCGCACTGGGGAAAGCTGACCACCCTCGCCCCCGGCACCCTGGCCGGTCGGTACGAACGCGCGGCCGACTTCCGGCAGCTGATGCTGGACCACGACCCGGCCGGGAAGCTGCGAAACGCCTTCGTGAGCGAGGTCTTCCCCGACCTGGGCTGA